From Domibacillus sp. DTU_2020_1001157_1_SI_ALB_TIR_016, a single genomic window includes:
- a CDS encoding YvcK family protein, producing the protein MTSRQPKVVIVGGGTGLSVLLRGLKRHPIDLTAIVTVADDGGSSGRLRSELNIPPPGDIRNVLAALSDVEPLVESLFQHRFTTNNELSGHALGNLMIAALSSITGDFGHAIQEMSRVLNVRGKVLPAANQSVVLHAEMEDGTVVSGESKIPYSGKKIRRVFLTPEHIEPLPETIRSIREADMIILGPGSLYTSILPNLLVPGIGEEVCASKAKKVYICNLMTQAGETLDFTASDHVQAIYDHLNCSAMDTILVNKEPVPADIQELYKEEMAKPVVYDVERLRGLGLDAIFDDILTFENSTIRHDTAKVAEILVRLIPKR; encoded by the coding sequence ATGACGTCCCGGCAGCCGAAAGTTGTCATAGTCGGCGGGGGGACCGGTCTTTCAGTCCTGCTTCGGGGGCTTAAGCGCCATCCGATTGACCTTACCGCCATTGTCACTGTAGCAGATGACGGGGGCAGTTCTGGAAGGCTCCGGTCCGAACTAAACATTCCGCCGCCTGGTGATATTCGCAATGTGCTGGCGGCGCTTTCCGATGTAGAGCCGCTCGTAGAGTCTTTGTTTCAGCATCGGTTTACAACAAACAATGAATTGTCAGGGCACGCCCTTGGCAATTTAATGATTGCCGCACTTTCTTCGATTACAGGCGATTTCGGGCATGCGATTCAGGAAATGAGCCGGGTGCTCAATGTTCGGGGAAAAGTGCTTCCGGCTGCCAATCAAAGCGTTGTACTTCATGCGGAGATGGAAGACGGGACGGTTGTGTCCGGTGAATCTAAAATCCCCTATTCTGGCAAAAAAATCCGCCGGGTGTTTTTAACACCGGAGCACATTGAGCCGCTTCCAGAAACGATCCGTTCTATTCGGGAAGCAGATATGATTATTCTCGGTCCAGGCAGTTTATATACAAGTATTCTGCCGAATTTGCTTGTGCCTGGAATAGGGGAAGAAGTTTGTGCTTCAAAGGCAAAAAAAGTGTATATCTGCAATTTAATGACACAGGCAGGGGAAACCCTTGATTTTACAGCATCAGATCATGTTCAAGCGATCTATGATCACTTGAACTGCTCGGCGATGGACACGATTTTAGTAAATAAGGAACCCGTTCCGGCAGACATACAGGAACTGTACAAAGAAGAAATGGCGAAACCGGTTGTGTATGACGTGGAAAGGCTGCGGGGGCTCGGGCTGGATGCCATTTTTGATGACATTCTGACATTCGAGAATTCTACAATCCGCCATGATACAGCCAAAGTCGCTGAAATACTTGTGCGCCTCATCCCAAAACGGTAA
- the whiA gene encoding DNA-binding protein WhiA has product MSFASETKKELTTIETSGCCAKAELSALIRMNGSLSFSNRQLVVNIQTENAAIARRIYVLIKRNYDAAVELLVRKKMRLKKNNVYIVRLKEDAQVILDDLGIIEDGFSFIHHIASRITEKNCCQRAYLRGAFLAGGSVNNPETSSYHLEIFSLYQEHNEALCTLMNEFSLNAKTLERKKGFITYLKEAEKISDFFSIVGAHSALMRFEDVRIVRDMRNSVNRLVNCETANLNKTIGAALRQVENIKFIDQTVGLGILPDRLREIAELRVLHQDVTLKELGEMVSGAAISKSGINHRLRKIDEIADKIRAGEMAAAEK; this is encoded by the coding sequence GTGTCTTTTGCATCAGAAACAAAAAAAGAGTTAACGACGATTGAAACAAGCGGATGCTGCGCGAAAGCAGAGCTATCTGCCCTGATCCGGATGAATGGCTCCCTGTCGTTTTCAAACCGGCAGCTTGTTGTAAACATTCAAACGGAAAATGCGGCCATTGCCCGGCGCATTTATGTATTAATTAAACGAAATTATGACGCGGCGGTTGAATTGCTGGTCCGCAAAAAAATGCGGTTAAAGAAAAATAATGTCTATATTGTGCGGTTAAAGGAAGATGCACAGGTTATATTAGACGACTTGGGCATTATCGAAGACGGCTTTTCGTTTATTCATCATATTGCTTCACGGATAACGGAAAAAAATTGCTGCCAGCGTGCGTATCTGCGCGGCGCTTTTTTAGCGGGGGGCTCGGTCAACAATCCGGAAACCTCGTCTTACCATTTGGAGATTTTTTCTTTATATCAGGAGCATAATGAAGCGTTATGCACTTTAATGAATGAATTTAGCTTGAATGCGAAAACGCTCGAACGAAAAAAAGGATTTATTACGTATTTAAAAGAAGCAGAAAAAATTTCTGATTTCTTTAGTATTGTAGGAGCGCACAGCGCGCTCATGCGGTTTGAAGACGTGCGGATTGTCCGTGACATGAGAAACTCCGTCAACCGTCTTGTAAACTGTGAAACAGCGAATTTGAACAAAACGATCGGGGCGGCTTTGCGCCAGGTCGAAAATATAAAGTTTATTGATCAAACGGTCGGTCTCGGTATTTTGCCGGACCGGCTGCGTGAAATTGCAGAGCTGCGGGTTCTTCATCAAGATGTAACATTAAAAGAGCTTGGAGAAATGGTATCAGGCGCAGCAATCAGCAAATCAGGCATTAACCACCGTCTGCGCAAAATTGACGAAATAGCAGATAAGATCCGGGCCGGTGAAATGGCGGCAGCCGAGAAATAA
- a CDS encoding HPr family phosphocarrier protein — MAEKTVHVQLKSGLQARPAALFVQEAARFHSEIFLEKDGRKYNAKSIMGIMSIALNTGEEVTISAEGRDSEEAVEKMASLIEREEWM, encoded by the coding sequence ATGGCAGAAAAAACAGTACATGTACAATTAAAATCTGGTTTACAGGCAAGACCGGCTGCTCTTTTTGTACAGGAAGCAGCTCGCTTTCATTCGGAAATTTTTCTTGAGAAAGACGGAAGAAAATATAATGCGAAAAGCATTATGGGGATCATGAGCATTGCTTTGAACACCGGAGAAGAAGTGACAATCAGCGCAGAAGGCCGCGACAGCGAGGAAGCGGTTGAAAAAATGGCTTCACTCATCGAACGGGAAGAATGGATGTAA
- the clpP gene encoding ATP-dependent Clp endopeptidase proteolytic subunit ClpP yields MNLIPTVIEQTNRGERAYDIYSRLLKDRIIMLGSGIDDNVANSIVAQLLFLEAENPEKDISIYINSPGGSITAGMAIYDTMQFIKPNVQTICIGMAASMGAFLLAAGTPGKRYALPNSEVMIHQPLGGAQGQATEIEIAAKRILFLREKLNGILSERTGQPLEVIARDTDRDNFMTADRAKEYGLVDHIVTRNEVTNKEEK; encoded by the coding sequence ATGAATTTAATTCCTACAGTTATTGAACAAACAAACCGCGGTGAACGCGCGTATGACATTTATTCTCGTTTGTTGAAAGACCGCATTATTATGCTTGGAAGCGGCATTGATGATAATGTGGCAAACTCAATCGTAGCTCAGCTTTTGTTCCTTGAAGCGGAAAACCCAGAAAAAGATATTTCTATCTACATCAACAGCCCGGGCGGCAGTATCACAGCTGGTATGGCGATCTACGATACAATGCAGTTTATTAAACCGAATGTACAGACGATCTGTATCGGTATGGCTGCTTCCATGGGGGCTTTCCTTCTTGCTGCAGGTACACCAGGCAAGCGTTACGCTCTTCCGAACAGTGAAGTCATGATTCACCAGCCGCTTGGCGGAGCACAGGGCCAGGCAACAGAAATTGAAATTGCAGCGAAGCGTATTCTATTCCTTCGTGAGAAATTAAACGGCATCCTGTCAGAGCGCACTGGCCAGCCGCTTGAAGTCATTGCACGCGATACAGACCGGGATAACTTTATGACAGCGGATCGTGCGAAAGAATATGGCCTTGTAGACCATATCGTTACACGTAATGAAGTTACAAACAAAGAAGAAAAATAA
- the rpoN gene encoding RNA polymerase factor sigma-54, with amino-acid sequence MNMQMKPGLWQQQTMKLAMTQELTQAITLLQYSAQELAAFLETKAVENPFIQLETPSLKALHKKERAQSGAKAADDKNWIEHIADSSYTITDYVQAQFQLKELTDKQKRILRFLLDNMDENGYMTIDSKEAAVLMGENKDEVQLVLDMIKWMEPAGIGAGSLQECLLLQVERRLDAPFLAETILRSHFIEFANKTWKPLAKKLGVELKDIQQAADFIRTLNPKPGASFGNGSSCYVQPDVAVTVSGETIEVHLYDDDLPKVIFEKEYFNELASHADKEVKRFIKEKEKDYQWLMRSLEQRQQTIQRVGLKIVEKQRRFFFDGPGSLQPLTMKDIAEELNIHESTVSRTVRGKYMQTPFGTYELKTFFPSGMAASSEEGETASSNQVKIRIQALVSAEDKRKPLSDQAICSALLKEGMAVSRRTVAKYREQLNIPSSAKRKRYE; translated from the coding sequence ATGAACATGCAAATGAAGCCGGGACTCTGGCAGCAGCAGACGATGAAGCTGGCCATGACGCAGGAATTAACGCAGGCCATTACATTGCTTCAATATTCAGCGCAGGAGCTGGCAGCGTTTTTGGAAACAAAGGCCGTCGAGAACCCGTTTATTCAATTAGAAACGCCTTCATTGAAAGCGCTTCATAAAAAAGAGCGTGCCCAGTCAGGAGCAAAAGCGGCAGATGATAAAAACTGGATCGAGCACATTGCGGATTCTTCTTATACCATCACGGATTATGTGCAGGCTCAATTTCAGTTGAAAGAATTAACGGATAAACAAAAACGGATTCTTCGTTTTTTATTAGATAACATGGACGAAAACGGCTATATGACAATTGATAGCAAGGAAGCAGCCGTCTTGATGGGGGAGAACAAAGACGAAGTCCAATTGGTACTCGATATGATCAAGTGGATGGAGCCGGCAGGAATTGGAGCCGGCAGTTTGCAGGAATGTCTTCTTCTGCAGGTGGAACGGCGCCTGGATGCACCTTTTTTAGCGGAGACGATTCTTCGCAGTCATTTTATCGAGTTTGCCAATAAAACATGGAAGCCGCTCGCCAAAAAGCTTGGTGTTGAACTAAAGGACATTCAGCAGGCGGCTGATTTTATTCGAACGTTAAATCCAAAGCCGGGTGCTTCTTTCGGAAACGGGTCTTCCTGCTATGTTCAGCCTGATGTAGCGGTAACCGTTAGCGGAGAGACCATAGAAGTCCATCTTTATGATGACGACTTACCGAAAGTTATTTTTGAAAAAGAATATTTTAATGAATTGGCTTCACACGCGGACAAAGAAGTGAAGCGGTTTATAAAAGAAAAAGAAAAAGACTATCAGTGGCTTATGAGAAGCCTTGAGCAAAGACAGCAGACCATACAGCGGGTAGGACTTAAAATTGTAGAAAAGCAGCGCCGTTTTTTCTTTGACGGACCGGGCTCTCTGCAGCCGCTTACGATGAAAGACATTGCTGAAGAGCTGAACATTCATGAATCAACCGTAAGCCGGACCGTACGGGGGAAGTACATGCAGACTCCGTTTGGCACATACGAATTAAAAACCTTTTTCCCATCCGGTATGGCTGCCTCCTCAGAAGAAGGCGAAACAGCCTCTTCCAACCAGGTGAAAATACGTATTCAAGCGCTCGTCTCAGCGGAAGACAAGAGAAAGCCGCTGTCTGACCAGGCTATTTGTTCTGCGCTTTTAAAAGAAGGGATGGCTGTTTCAAGAAGAACAGTCGCCAAATACAGAGAACAATTAAATATACCATCTTCAGCAAAGCGCAAAAGATATGAATAA
- a CDS encoding glutaredoxin family protein: MTIYFYTRPGCHLCDDAKKVVVPIAQELNIEMLERNIDTKDEWTEKYGLMIPVVEMGGELMAYGHVERLSLLTQLKGRVNE; the protein is encoded by the coding sequence ATGACGATTTATTTTTATACAAGACCAGGCTGCCATTTGTGTGACGACGCTAAAAAAGTCGTCGTCCCCATCGCGCAGGAATTGAATATAGAGATGCTTGAACGAAACATTGATACAAAAGATGAATGGACAGAAAAATACGGATTAATGATTCCGGTTGTTGAAATGGGGGGAGAGCTTATGGCTTATGGCCACGTGGAACGCCTCTCTCTCTTAACACAACTGAAAGGAAGAGTTAACGAATAA
- a CDS encoding sugar-binding transcriptional regulator has product MKPILNIQQQLVPDLLDIMQKRYRLLQAVRIAGTAGRRTLAQSLSMTERVVRSEAEFLKERGLLDFSASGMKLTETGMDVVRELEELMLELKGIDSMAEELKARYNLSEAVIVPGNCDESAFVKKAIGEACVSRIKSRLSGKTIIAVTGGSTMAEAARTMKPDFAEGKQVLFVPARGGIGDDVRNEANTIAALMAQNTNGSHRVLYAPERISPDVRESLLQEPAIKEAVSMIQSADIVLHGVGNAISMAKRRKTPEAELAMLEQNEAVAEAFGYYFNKEGEVIQKLSTIGLKLDDLQHAKVVIAAAGGASKGKAIRSYLNGSPKLDILVTDEAAARELLEDLS; this is encoded by the coding sequence ATGAAACCGATCTTAAATATTCAACAGCAGCTCGTACCGGACCTGCTTGACATTATGCAAAAACGCTATCGTCTTTTGCAGGCGGTTCGAATTGCCGGGACAGCTGGCAGACGTACGCTTGCCCAGTCACTAAGCATGACGGAACGTGTTGTAAGAAGCGAAGCGGAGTTTTTAAAAGAGCGCGGACTGCTCGATTTCAGTGCATCAGGCATGAAATTAACAGAAACGGGTATGGATGTGGTGAGGGAGCTGGAAGAGCTGATGCTCGAGCTTAAAGGCATTGATTCAATGGCCGAAGAGCTGAAGGCCCGCTACAATTTATCGGAAGCTGTTATTGTGCCTGGCAATTGTGATGAATCGGCATTCGTGAAAAAAGCAATCGGTGAGGCGTGCGTAAGCCGCATAAAGAGCAGGCTCAGCGGTAAAACTATCATCGCTGTAACAGGCGGCTCGACAATGGCGGAAGCAGCAAGAACGATGAAACCGGATTTTGCAGAAGGGAAACAAGTGTTATTTGTGCCGGCGCGGGGCGGTATTGGGGATGATGTCCGCAATGAAGCCAACACGATCGCTGCATTAATGGCACAGAATACAAACGGGTCACACCGTGTGTTGTACGCGCCAGAGCGAATCAGCCCTGACGTGCGCGAATCTCTTCTTCAGGAGCCGGCGATCAAAGAAGCAGTCAGCATGATCCAGTCTGCAGACATTGTTCTCCATGGCGTCGGGAATGCAATTTCGATGGCAAAGCGCCGCAAAACACCAGAAGCGGAACTTGCGATGCTGGAACAAAATGAAGCAGTAGCAGAGGCATTTGGCTACTATTTCAACAAAGAAGGCGAAGTGATTCAGAAGCTATCAACAATCGGTTTGAAACTGGATGATCTGCAGCATGCCAAAGTCGTAATTGCGGCGGCAGGCGGCGCATCAAAAGGCAAAGCGATTCGTTCATATTTAAACGGATCACCAAAGCTCGATATTTTAGTGACAGACGAAGCAGCCGCAAGAGAATTGCTTGAAGACCTATCTTAA
- the gap gene encoding type I glyceraldehyde-3-phosphate dehydrogenase gives MAVKIGINGFGRIGRNVFRAALKNPEVDVVAINDLTDANMLAHLLKYDTVHGTLDADVTVDGDTIVVNGERVKVTAERDPAQIPWAANGAEVVVESTGRFTKRADAAKHLEGGAKKVIISAPASDEDITIVMGVNEDKYDAANHQVISNASCTTNCLAPFAKVLNEKFGIVRGMMTTVHSYTNDQQILDLPHSDYRRARAAAENMIPTSTGAAKAVSLVLPELKGKLNGMAMRVPTPNVSVVDLVAELKQDVTAEEVNEALKAAAEGDLKGILAYTELPLVSSDYNGSPASSTIDALSTMVMEGNMVKVLSWYDNENGYSNRVVDLAQYIAAKGL, from the coding sequence ATGGCAGTAAAAATTGGTATTAATGGTTTTGGACGTATTGGACGTAACGTATTCCGCGCAGCACTTAAAAATCCGGAAGTTGATGTTGTAGCAATCAACGACCTTACAGATGCAAATATGCTTGCACACCTTTTAAAATACGATACAGTTCACGGCACACTTGACGCGGATGTAACAGTTGACGGCGATACAATCGTTGTAAACGGCGAGCGCGTAAAAGTAACAGCTGAACGCGATCCAGCACAAATTCCTTGGGCAGCTAACGGTGCGGAAGTAGTTGTTGAATCAACTGGCCGTTTCACAAAACGTGCAGACGCAGCGAAACACCTTGAAGGCGGCGCGAAAAAAGTCATCATCTCTGCTCCGGCATCTGATGAAGATATCACAATTGTTATGGGTGTTAACGAAGATAAATACGATGCAGCGAACCACCAAGTTATTTCAAATGCATCTTGTACAACAAACTGCTTGGCTCCATTTGCAAAAGTATTGAACGAAAAATTCGGTATCGTACGCGGTATGATGACAACAGTTCACTCTTACACAAATGACCAGCAAATTCTTGACCTGCCACACTCTGACTACCGTCGTGCGCGTGCAGCAGCAGAAAACATGATCCCAACTTCTACAGGTGCAGCGAAAGCCGTTTCTCTTGTGCTTCCTGAATTGAAAGGCAAACTAAACGGTATGGCTATGCGCGTTCCAACACCAAACGTTTCTGTAGTTGACCTTGTAGCAGAATTGAAGCAGGATGTAACAGCTGAAGAAGTAAACGAAGCGCTAAAAGCAGCTGCTGAAGGCGACCTTAAAGGTATTCTTGCTTACACTGAGCTTCCACTTGTATCATCTGATTACAATGGCTCACCAGCTTCTTCAACAATCGATGCTCTTTCAACGATGGTTATGGAAGGCAACATGGTAAAAGTTCTTTCTTGGTACGATAACGAGAACGGCTACTCAAACCGCGTTGTTGACCTTGCTCAATACATCGCTGCAAAAGGTCTTTAA
- a CDS encoding phosphoglycerate kinase, with protein sequence MNKKTIKDLDLKGKRVFCRVDFNVPMKDGKITDDTRIRAAIPTIEYLSEQGAIVLLASHLGRPKGEVNEEMRLTEAGRRLAELTGKQIAKVDEAYGDSVKEAISGMKEGDILLLENVRFYPGEEKNDPELAKEFASLADIYVNDAFGAAHRAHASTEGIAHLLPSASGFLMQKELDVLGKALSEPDRPFTAIVGGAKVRDKIGVIDHLLDRVDNLIIGGGLAYTFVKALGHEIGKSLLEEDKMDLAKEFMKKAEEKGVKFLMPVDVTVADDFGEHANTKIVPIDQIPADWEALDIGPKTIELYAETIKNSKLVIWNGPMGVFELDKFAKGTRGVAQALADSDAYSVIGGGDSAAAVEKFDLADKMSHISTGGGASLEFMEGKELPGVTALDDK encoded by the coding sequence ATGAACAAAAAGACAATTAAAGATTTGGACTTGAAAGGTAAACGCGTTTTTTGCCGCGTTGACTTCAACGTTCCGATGAAAGATGGCAAAATTACGGATGATACACGTATCCGTGCCGCGATTCCGACAATTGAGTATTTGTCTGAACAGGGAGCCATCGTCCTTCTGGCAAGCCACCTTGGCCGTCCAAAAGGAGAAGTAAACGAAGAGATGCGCCTGACAGAAGCTGGACGCCGCTTGGCTGAGCTTACAGGCAAACAAATCGCCAAAGTGGATGAAGCTTACGGCGACAGTGTGAAAGAAGCGATTTCTGGCATGAAAGAAGGCGACATTCTTCTTCTTGAAAACGTTCGTTTCTATCCGGGCGAAGAAAAGAATGATCCAGAGCTGGCAAAAGAATTTGCTTCGCTTGCAGACATCTATGTAAATGACGCGTTTGGTGCGGCTCACCGTGCTCATGCTTCTACAGAGGGAATTGCTCATCTTCTTCCATCTGCTTCCGGCTTCTTGATGCAAAAAGAATTGGATGTGCTTGGAAAAGCATTGTCTGAGCCAGATCGTCCGTTTACAGCGATCGTCGGCGGAGCGAAAGTAAGAGACAAAATCGGTGTGATTGATCACCTGCTTGATAGAGTAGATAACTTGATCATTGGCGGCGGTCTTGCGTATACATTCGTAAAAGCTCTTGGCCATGAAATCGGAAAATCTCTTTTAGAAGAAGACAAAATGGATCTGGCAAAAGAATTTATGAAAAAAGCCGAAGAAAAAGGCGTGAAATTCTTGATGCCGGTTGATGTTACTGTAGCAGATGATTTTGGTGAGCATGCAAACACAAAAATTGTACCAATCGATCAAATTCCAGCTGACTGGGAAGCACTTGATATCGGACCAAAAACGATTGAATTGTATGCAGAAACCATTAAAAACTCAAAACTTGTCATTTGGAACGGCCCAATGGGTGTATTTGAACTTGATAAGTTTGCAAAAGGAACAAGAGGTGTGGCACAAGCACTCGCTGATTCTGATGCGTATTCTGTTATTGGCGGCGGCGATTCAGCAGCAGCGGTTGAAAAATTCGACCTTGCGGACAAAATGAGCCACATTTCAACAGGCGGCGGCGCGAGCCTTGAGTTTATGGAAGGTAAAGAACTTCCAGGCGTTACAGCGCTTGACGATAAGTAA
- the tpiA gene encoding triose-phosphate isomerase, whose product MRRPIIAGNWKMNKTLSEAIEFANDVKGKVPSSEQVDSVIGAPALFLGQLVEAVKGTDVKISAQNAHFEDNGAFTGEISPKALADLGVEYVIIGHSERREMFNETDESVNKKAKAIFNHGMTPIICCGETLEQREAGETNAFVSGQIKAALEGLSEEQVSSSVIAYEPIWAIGTGKSSSSNDANEVCAEIRETVRSLYSDKAADSVRIQYGGSVKPENIAEYMAQPDIDGALVGGASLDAASYLALLEAVNNG is encoded by the coding sequence ATGCGTAGACCGATCATTGCAGGAAACTGGAAAATGAATAAAACGCTTAGCGAAGCAATTGAGTTCGCAAACGATGTAAAAGGAAAAGTACCATCATCAGAACAAGTGGACAGCGTAATTGGTGCGCCTGCTTTGTTCCTTGGACAGCTTGTTGAAGCGGTAAAAGGAACAGATGTGAAAATCAGTGCACAAAACGCTCATTTTGAAGACAACGGAGCCTTTACAGGTGAAATCAGCCCGAAAGCACTTGCGGACCTTGGAGTTGAATATGTGATCATCGGCCATTCAGAGCGCCGTGAAATGTTCAACGAAACAGACGAGTCTGTAAATAAAAAAGCAAAAGCGATCTTTAACCATGGCATGACACCAATCATTTGCTGCGGTGAAACGCTTGAACAGCGTGAAGCAGGCGAAACAAATGCATTTGTTTCAGGTCAAATTAAAGCAGCACTTGAAGGCTTATCAGAAGAGCAAGTAAGCAGCTCTGTTATTGCTTATGAGCCAATCTGGGCAATCGGTACAGGCAAATCGTCTTCATCAAACGATGCAAACGAAGTGTGTGCAGAAATCCGTGAAACAGTTCGCAGCCTTTATTCAGACAAAGCAGCTGATTCTGTCCGTATCCAATACGGCGGCAGTGTAAAACCTGAAAACATTGCAGAATATATGGCACAGCCGGATATCGACGGCGCACTTGTCGGCGGCGCAAGCTTGGATGCGGCATCATACCTTGCTCTTTTGGAGGCTGTAAACAATGGCTAA
- the gpmI gene encoding 2,3-bisphosphoglycerate-independent phosphoglycerate mutase: MAKGPVALIILDGFACRAETSGNAVAQANKPNFDRYWNQFPHAQLTASGEAVGLPEGQMGNSEVGHMNIGAGRIVYQSLTRINIAIREGEFFENEQFVKAAEHAKKNGTALHLFGLLSDGGVHSHIDHLKALLEFAKRQGLEKVYVHAFLDGRDVGPKTAKGYIEDVQAKMDELGVGQFATISGRYYAMDRDNRWDRVQKAYDAIAQNDAPKFDDPLEALEASYAADVVDEFFVPAVITGKNGKPIAKVQDNDAVIFFNFRPDRAIQLANVFTNEDFMGFDRGEFRPKDLFFVCMTPYSETVKGVIAYNKTDLSNTVGEVLANNNLRQLRIAETEKYPHVTFFMSGGREGEFPGEKRILVNSPKVATYDLQPEMSAYEVTDALLAEIEGDKQDAIILNFANPDMVGHSGLLEPTIKAVEVVDECLGRVVDLILAKGGTAIITADHGNADEVVTVEGNPMTAHTTNPVPVIVTKEGITLRDEGILGDLAPTMLDLLNVEQPVEMTGKTLINH; encoded by the coding sequence ATGGCTAAAGGACCGGTTGCGCTCATTATTCTCGACGGGTTCGCCTGCCGGGCTGAAACGAGCGGTAATGCGGTCGCGCAGGCCAATAAGCCGAATTTTGACCGCTACTGGAACCAATTCCCTCATGCACAGTTGACAGCAAGCGGAGAAGCAGTAGGTCTTCCAGAGGGCCAAATGGGCAACTCGGAAGTAGGTCATATGAATATTGGTGCTGGGCGGATTGTATACCAAAGCTTAACAAGAATTAACATCGCGATTCGTGAAGGGGAATTCTTTGAAAATGAGCAGTTCGTAAAAGCAGCTGAGCATGCGAAGAAAAACGGAACAGCTCTTCATTTGTTTGGGCTTCTGTCTGATGGTGGCGTACATAGCCATATTGATCATTTAAAAGCGCTGCTTGAGTTTGCAAAACGGCAGGGTCTTGAAAAAGTGTATGTTCACGCTTTTCTGGACGGCCGCGATGTTGGACCTAAAACAGCAAAAGGCTACATTGAAGATGTACAAGCGAAAATGGATGAGCTTGGTGTTGGACAGTTTGCGACAATTTCTGGACGCTATTATGCAATGGACCGCGATAACCGCTGGGATCGTGTTCAAAAAGCATATGATGCAATTGCGCAAAACGATGCACCAAAGTTTGATGATCCGCTTGAAGCACTTGAAGCCTCTTACGCAGCGGACGTTGTCGATGAATTTTTTGTACCGGCTGTCATCACCGGTAAAAACGGTAAGCCAATTGCGAAAGTTCAAGATAACGACGCCGTAATTTTCTTTAACTTCCGTCCTGACCGGGCGATTCAGTTAGCGAATGTGTTTACAAACGAAGACTTTATGGGATTCGATCGTGGCGAATTCCGTCCTAAAGACTTGTTCTTCGTCTGCATGACACCATATTCGGAAACAGTTAAAGGCGTTATCGCGTATAACAAAACAGATTTATCAAATACTGTCGGGGAAGTATTAGCCAACAACAATCTTCGCCAGCTTCGCATTGCGGAAACGGAAAAATACCCGCACGTTACGTTCTTTATGAGCGGCGGCCGTGAAGGGGAATTCCCTGGTGAAAAACGAATCTTGGTAAACTCACCGAAAGTGGCAACATACGATTTGCAGCCAGAGATGAGCGCATATGAAGTAACGGACGCGTTACTAGCCGAAATCGAAGGCGACAAACAGGATGCGATCATCCTGAACTTTGCAAATCCAGACATGGTTGGCCACTCAGGACTTTTAGAACCGACGATTAAAGCAGTTGAAGTAGTAGATGAGTGCCTGGGACGGGTTGTAGACTTGATCCTGGCAAAAGGCGGCACAGCGATTATTACCGCTGATCACGGTAACGCTGATGAAGTCGTAACCGTAGAAGGCAATCCAATGACGGCTCACACAACGAACCCGGTTCCGGTTATTGTCACAAAAGAAGGCATCACACTGCGCGATGAAGGAATCCTCGGCGATTTGGCGCCAACGATGCTTGATCTATTAAATGTAGAACAGCCAGTTGAAATGACTGGAAAAACATTAATTAACCATTAA